The bacterium genome includes the window GTGAAAAAAACGGTCGCGCTGGTCCTTTTGGTTTTCTTCGTCGTCTCGTGCGGCGGACGCGTCCCCTCGCCCCAGACCGCGCACGGCAAGGTTCAAAGGCACTTCCAGAAGTACGGGAAGAAATACAAAGAGAGCGACTTTGGCCGGAGCAAGCTCGAGCGGGTTGAGATCGGCTCCGTCAGGGAAATCCAGAAAAAGCTGGCCGAGGTCGAGGCCTACGCCTACCTCTCCGACGGCACCGTCTACAGGGTGCGCGTCACTCTCCGGAAAAAAACGTTCGGATGGCGGGTGGTCTCCTGGGAGACGTTGGGAAGAGCTTGACCGTCACCGCCCCGTCCCGGTCCGTGCGGTAGACCTTGACGCCCCGCCGCTCGTATTTTTCCAAGACGCCCTCGTGGGGAAAGCCGAAGAGATTGTCCTCGCCAAGGCTCGCAACGGCGATTTCAGGGCGGACGCTGTCGATGAAGGCCACGGAGCTGGACGTCCGGCTCGCGTGATGCGGAATTTTGAGAACGGTGGCGCGAATGGGCACGCGGTCCGCCAAGGCCCCCTCGCCGAGATCCTCGATGTCTCCGGCAAAGAGGACGCCCTCGGAGCCAAAGTTGAGACGGACCACGAGGGAATTGTCGTTGATCGACCGGAACCGGTCGATCCGTCCCGGATAAATCACGTCCACCGTCGCCCCCGCCCAGGCAAAGGATTGCGGCGACCGTAGCACCCTCTGAATCGACCCCCGCCGCCGGACCGCTTCCAGCAAGGCGTCGAACGACGCGTCGGGAAAGCGTTGGCCGCTCCACCAAAACTCTCCCACAGGAAAAGCGTCGAAGACGGCCTGAAGTCCACCGAAGTGATCCGGATGGGGATGCGAGAGAAGGACGGCGTCGATGCGTTCGAGGCCCCGCCGTTTCAAATAGGGCACGACGACGTCCCGGCCGACGTCGAAGCCCTTGCGGGCCTTCGGATCTGGAATCAGAAATCCGCCCGCGTCCACCAAGAGACTCTCGCCGCCCGGCAGGAGCACCAAGGCCGCATCCCCCTGGCCGACGTCGAGGAAAACCACCTCGACCTCCGAACGACGCCATTCCAGGGAAAACGCGGCGATCAAGACGAGTCCCAGCAGCGCGGGCTTCAAGGCCTGCCGCGGCCGGTGAAAGGCCCAGGCGGCCAGCGCCACGACCGCGAACCCCAACACCATCTCCCACTCCGTCGGATAAAACGACAAGACCAAACCGGAACCCCGAGACCACGTCGCCGCCGCGTGGAGGACGTTGAGAAACCGGTCCGCCGCCCACGCGACCGCCTTCAGGGGAAGGAAGACGCCCGGGATCAAGGCCGCGATCCCGACGGACGCGCCTCCGGCGATCAGGAGAAGGCCCGCGGCGGGGATCGCCGCCAAATTGACCAGGAAACCCGAGAGAGAGACGTCGTGAAAGCGATAGGCCACGAGCGGGGCCGTCATCAATGTCGCGCCCATGGTCATCCAAAACGGGTTGACGAGGTGTTTCAGAACCCATGTCGGGGCTCTCCAAGTCCTCCGGAACATCAGAATTCCCAACACGGCCAAGAACGAAAGCTGAAACGACGACGAAAACGGAGCCGCGGGATCGAGAACACCGATGAGGATCGCCGCGGCCGACAGCGCCGAGAGCCCGTCGGGACGTTGGTTCAAGGCCGCGGCCAGGGCCACCAGACCTGCAAGAATCGCGGCGCGAACGGCCGACGGCGGGGAACCGGCCAAAAGCGTGTAAAGGGCGACCGGAATGAGGGAGACGGACAGGGCGAGACGGCGAGCCGACATCCACAGCAAGAGTCGCTCGGACCGCTTGAACAGCCAAAAAAGGACGGCGAAGACGGCCGCGCCCACGACGGCGATGTGCTGGCCGGATACGGCGATCAAATGAGAGGTGCCGGTGGCGCGAAAATCCTCGTAGACGTCTTCCGTGATCCCGCCGGCATCGCCCAGGACCAGGGCCCGGAGAAGCGCCCCTCCGGCTCCGGGAGCCGCCGCGCTCATCCGGTTCCGGAGGGACTCCCGGACGCGATCGACGGAACGCAGGAATCCATCGCCCCGCGACAGGACCTCGACCGCCCCCGCCTCCTCGATGAACCCGGTCAGAAGAACGGCCCGACGGGCGAGATGGGCCCGGTAGTCGAAACTCCCGGGGTTCTTATACCGCGTCGGCCGTTTGAGACGGGCCGTGAAACGAATCCGGTCGCCCCGCGCGAGGCCCGGCTCGGGCAGTTGACTGATCGTCAAGAGGATCGAGAGGCGGCCGTCCGGAAAGACGTCCCCGACGACCGTTTTCCAGCCGTTTGCGGAACGGCGGGGCGCCTCGGACACGACGCCTTCGTAGGTCGCGCGCGCGCCGATCATGTGTTCGAGGGATTTCGGGAGTTCAGGACAAAGGAGCGAAGGAAAAAGGCGGTCAGAAAGCGTGAGCAGCGCGAGGAAGCAGACGCTGAGCGGAACGAGCGGCCTCCTCCGACTGAAGCTCGGCGTCGATTTCGCGGTAGAGGTCGGTGATGGCGTCTCGGATGCGCTCATAGTCCGGGCTCTCGCGCCGGTTCTCCATCAGGAGACCCAGCTTGGTCCGCAGGCCCTTGAGGAATTTTCGGGCCTTATCGGTCTTCCGGATGCGGTAGAGCGCCAAAAAAGAGCGGATGTTGATGCCGTTCAGGATCAATTGGCCGTTTTGGAGGGTCCAGGACATCCCGGACATCTTCTGGTCATAGAACTTCTTGAGCTTGCCCAGGAGCTTGGTCAGGAGGGCCTCGACCGCCGCTTCGAAGCGGGCGAACTGGTCCTGCTCGCGGCGGGAGGCGACGATCCGCTTGCGGTAATCGTTCAGACCTTCGGCGATCCCCATGAAGAAGCCCACATTCTCGGGATTGTCGTTGATCAGGCGGTTGACGTCCATGCCGTCGATGCAGACGCGGCCCGAAGAAAAGGTCCACCGCAGCCCGTCCCGGTAGTAGGTGAGATTGCGGTCGGGGGTATAAATCGGGGCCGGAAGCTCGCCCACCCCCGGGCGCTCGATCCGTCCGAAGTCGGCCCCCGTCATCCCCCTCGGGCCCAGATTAAAAAGATGTCTCAATGCCTCTTGCATGGATCCTTATGCCTTATCCGCGGCGCGGTGCCGTTTTTCCATGGCGATCTTGTCGAGCGTTCGGCCATAATCGTCCGCGAACGCCTTGCCCTGTTCGTCCTGCGTGAGAGTCCGCCTGAGACCTTCCAGAATCTGCATCTGCCACTCCTCGAGGTCCATGTTCCGCACGTTGTGCCCCTTGTAGAAGATCTCCCCGCGTCCGCGGTCGAAATGGATCGAACCCACCTCGCGCCCTTGAGCGAAGGTGAACGTGAACCGGTCTCCGAAGGAGATGAGCTGCGAGTCGGCCGGAAGCCCCTTCCAAACGTCTTCCGCCGGCATCGGCGAAGACACGGGGGCTTGCATCGTTTTGTCCGTCGTCGTGTGCTTGGTAGGCGTCATACAGGACTAAGTTTGCATTTCGCATGCCAACAATGACACGACGTCCCAGCGCGCAACCCCCTGATTTCATTTGACCCTGAATCGGCCCTCCGGCACGATCACTTCTCAAACTGATAATTTTTCTCAATTTGAGACGATCAAGTCGACAAGGAGTCTCCATGACCGATGTGGACAAGAAGTCGCCCCTCTTAAAGAAGATCGACGGTCTGAGGGCCACCAGTTTCCAGAAAAGGGTCTGGAAAGCACTCCTGACAATCCCCCGGGGGGAGGTCCGGACCTATGCCTGGGTCGCCCAGAAGATCGGACGCCCCCAGGCCGTGAGGGCGGTCGGGAACGCCGTCGGCAGGAACCCGCTCGCGCCGGCGGTCCCCTGTCATCGGGTGGTGAGGACGGGTTGGTCTCCCCTAAAGGGCCGCGCTTCGCTGGTGGGGGGCTATTCGGGCCGCGGCGGGATCAAGACAAAACTCGCTCTGCTCAAGAAGGAGCGCGCACGGCCTCCACAACGCGCTCGATCGCGAAATCGATCTCTTCTTCGGTCGTAGACCGCCCGAGACCGAAGCGAAGCGAAGACAAGGCCCGTTCCGAAGGCCCTCCCAGGGCTTCGATGACGTAAGACGGCTTCGCCGTCTCCGAAGACGCGCACGCCGATCCGGAGGAGACGGCGACGTCGCGGATCTTCGGGATCAACGCGTCCGAGCGCCGGCCCAGGAAGCTGAGGTTCAAATTGCCGGGAAGCCTGTCCGTCGGATGCCCGTTCAGGATCACATTCGGAATCCGGTCCATAAGCCCCTTCCTCAGGTGTTCGCGGAGGAGCACGAGACGCTTGGATTCGGACTCCATCTCCATTCCGGCGATCTCGAAGGCCCGACCCATGCCGACGATGGCGGGGACGGCCAACGTTCCGGGCCGAAGCCCCCTCTCCTGCCCTCCTCCATAAAAGAGCGGCTCGATGCGGACGTGCGGCTCGCGCGCGCGGATCCAAAGCGCGCCGACGCCCTTGGGGCCGTAGACCTTGTGGGCGGACATCGAGAGGAGATCGATCCCCATCGCTTCGACGTCGACGGGAATTTTTCCGCAGGCCTGGGCGGCGTCGACGTGGAAAAGCACCCCCTTCTCCTTGGCGATCTCTCCGATCGCCGCGACCGGATGGATCGTCCCAATCTCGTGGTTGGCCGCCATGATCGAGATCAAGATCGTCTTGCCGGTGATCGCCTGCCGGACTTGGCCCGGATCGACGATGCCGTTGCCGTCCACGGGCAAAACCGTCGGTTGAAATCCCAAATTTTCGAGGGCGCGCACAACCTCCAGAACCGACCGGTGTTCCGTCGCCGCCGTGATGATGTGGTTGCCACGCTTCTGATGGGCCATGGCGACGCCCCGCAACGCCCAGTTGTTTGACTCCGTCGTGCCGGAGGTCCAGATCACCTCCCTCGCCTCCGCGTGGATCAGCCGGGCGACCT containing:
- a CDS encoding aminotransferase class V-fold PLP-dependent enzyme, whose protein sequence is MALKLPIYLDHHATTPVDPRVFEAMVPFLTEHFGNPSSKTHAFGWRAEEVVTLAREQVARLIHAEAREVIWTSGTTESNNWALRGVAMAHQKRGNHIITAATEHRSVLEVVRALENLGFQPTVLPVDGNGIVDPGQVRQAITGKTILISIMAANHEIGTIHPVAAIGEIAKEKGVLFHVDAAQACGKIPVDVEAMGIDLLSMSAHKVYGPKGVGALWIRAREPHVRIEPLFYGGGQERGLRPGTLAVPAIVGMGRAFEIAGMEMESESKRLVLLREHLRKGLMDRIPNVILNGHPTDRLPGNLNLSFLGRRSDALIPKIRDVAVSSGSACASSETAKPSYVIEALGGPSERALSSLRFGLGRSTTEEEIDFAIERVVEAVRAPS
- a CDS encoding MGMT family protein, which produces MTDVDKKSPLLKKIDGLRATSFQKRVWKALLTIPRGEVRTYAWVAQKIGRPQAVRAVGNAVGRNPLAPAVPCHRVVRTGWSPLKGRASLVGGYSGRGGIKTKLALLKKERARPPQRARSRNRSLLRS
- a CDS encoding DNA internalization-related competence protein ComEC/Rec2; this encodes MSASETPSPTSTAKSTPSFSRRRPLVPLSVCFLALLTLSDRLFPSLLCPELPKSLEHMIGARATYEGVVSEAPRRSANGWKTVVGDVFPDGRLSILLTISQLPEPGLARGDRIRFTARLKRPTRYKNPGSFDYRAHLARRAVLLTGFIEEAGAVEVLSRGDGFLRSVDRVRESLRNRMSAAAPGAGGALLRALVLGDAGGITEDVYEDFRATGTSHLIAVSGQHIAVVGAAVFAVLFWLFKRSERLLLWMSARRLALSVSLIPVALYTLLAGSPPSAVRAAILAGLVALAAALNQRPDGLSALSAAAILIGVLDPAAPFSSSFQLSFLAVLGILMFRRTWRAPTWVLKHLVNPFWMTMGATLMTAPLVAYRFHDVSLSGFLVNLAAIPAAGLLLIAGGASVGIAALIPGVFLPLKAVAWAADRFLNVLHAAATWSRGSGLVLSFYPTEWEMVLGFAVVALAAWAFHRPRQALKPALLGLVLIAAFSLEWRRSEVEVVFLDVGQGDAALVLLPGGESLLVDAGGFLIPDPKARKGFDVGRDVVVPYLKRRGLERIDAVLLSHPHPDHFGGLQAVFDAFPVGEFWWSGQRFPDASFDALLEAVRRRGSIQRVLRSPQSFAWAGATVDVIYPGRIDRFRSINDNSLVVRLNFGSEGVLFAGDIEDLGEGALADRVPIRATVLKIPHHASRTSSSVAFIDSVRPEIAVASLGEDNLFGFPHEGVLEKYERRGVKVYRTDRDGAVTVKLFPTSPRRPPAIRTFFSGE